A portion of the Bactrocera neohumeralis isolate Rockhampton chromosome 2, APGP_CSIRO_Bneo_wtdbg2-racon-allhic-juicebox.fasta_v2, whole genome shotgun sequence genome contains these proteins:
- the LOC126750855 gene encoding ferritin subunit: protein MMKLLAAVLLLAVAVNAQMTCRLEQPRIPVEWIGLNDKSGQCLEEMRKQIQMEINASNIYLAMAAHFSRDVVNRPGFAEHFFKSAREERQHGSKLIEYLSMRGQLTDSVTDLIQLIDVDVKVDSGVDALRQALELETKVTKSIRSLIKVCEKTPNWYHLVDWLTGEFLEEQLTGQRDLAGKLSTLTKMMETQGALGEFLFDKQL from the exons GTCGTTTGGAGCAGCCACGCATTCCCGTCGAGTGGATAGGTCTCAATGACAAGAGCGGACAATGTTTGGAGGAGATGCGCAAGCAAATCCAAATGGAGATCAATGCCTCCAACATCTACTTGGCCATGGCTGCACACTTCTCACGCGACGTCGTCAATCGTCCCGGTTTCGCTGAGCACTTCTTCAAGTCGGCACGCGAGGAACGTCAGCATGGCTCGAAACTCATTGAATACCTGTCGATGCGCGGTCAGTTAACAGACAGCGTCACCGATTTGATTCAACTCATT GATGTTGACGTTAAGGTAGACAGTGGTGTTGACGCCCTCCGTCAAGCGCTTGAATTGGAAACCAAGGTCACCAAGAGCATTCGCTCATTGATCAAGGTCTGCGAGAAGACACCCAACTGGTATCACTTGGTCGACTGGCTAACTGGTGAATTCTTGGAGGAACAACTCACCGGTCAACGCGATTTGGCTGGCAAATTGAGCACACTCACCAAGATGATGGAAACCCAAGGCGCTTTGGGCGAATTCTTGTTCGACAAGCAATTGTAA